One Pullulanibacillus sp. KACC 23026 DNA segment encodes these proteins:
- a CDS encoding tetratricopeptide repeat protein, producing MQTLEQHLQIAISYIESGQYEEGLEKLKTVLKQADDPLTYEIALLYLDWGMSEEAYKLLKHLHSRHPGDSSYALSLSEAAIDLDLEDEAIDSLTDIHPLDANYLSAQVLLADLYQAQGLEEAAEQRLLQALKTSPDEPILSFALAEFYAQIGRVSEAIELYKKVLHTEVLEHENIPLKLAEVLSLRGQFEEALIYYNKGIEKGVTLDGLFGYAVTAMQAGKPQTAITQLEKLKELDPSYSSLYPILADAYEEEGAVTEAIEALTIGVRQDEHNERLKIRLAKALIKAGEPKKAIEQITELLEEDSEHVEALKLLVEIYREENDYEAIIKLFQPMEDLEDPVLTWYYSNALYQDDQLEEAFPIYESVCPYFSEDPDFLKEFGEISWEMGNRTLAITTLEKAVSLTQDQELIEFLERLYEQEDNNF from the coding sequence ATGCAAACATTAGAACAACACTTACAAATCGCCATATCATATATTGAATCTGGACAGTATGAAGAGGGATTAGAGAAGCTTAAAACCGTCTTAAAACAAGCGGACGATCCATTGACTTATGAAATCGCTTTATTATACTTGGATTGGGGAATGTCAGAGGAAGCCTATAAGCTTCTTAAACACCTTCATTCGCGACATCCGGGTGATTCAAGTTATGCTTTATCGCTCTCAGAGGCTGCCATTGATCTTGATCTTGAGGATGAAGCCATCGATAGTCTAACGGATATTCATCCACTCGATGCTAATTATTTGAGTGCACAGGTTCTTCTTGCTGACCTTTATCAAGCGCAAGGTTTAGAAGAAGCGGCCGAACAGCGGCTTTTGCAGGCCCTCAAAACAAGTCCTGATGAGCCGATCTTAAGCTTCGCCCTCGCTGAATTCTACGCACAGATTGGGCGGGTATCGGAGGCTATTGAGCTTTATAAAAAAGTGCTTCATACGGAGGTTTTAGAACATGAAAACATCCCGTTGAAATTGGCAGAGGTATTAAGTCTTCGAGGTCAATTTGAAGAGGCATTAATCTATTATAATAAAGGAATTGAAAAAGGAGTTACTTTGGACGGGCTGTTTGGTTATGCTGTGACAGCTATGCAAGCAGGAAAGCCCCAGACGGCCATTACCCAGCTTGAAAAATTAAAAGAGCTTGATCCTTCCTACTCATCCCTTTACCCTATTTTGGCGGATGCCTATGAAGAAGAAGGGGCGGTTACGGAGGCGATTGAAGCGTTGACGATCGGGGTCAGGCAGGATGAGCATAATGAACGCTTGAAGATCAGGCTGGCCAAAGCTCTGATTAAGGCTGGGGAGCCAAAGAAAGCGATCGAGCAGATCACGGAGCTATTAGAAGAAGATTCGGAGCATGTTGAAGCGCTGAAGCTGCTGGTCGAAATTTATCGGGAAGAGAATGACTATGAAGCAATTATTAAGTTGTTTCAACCGATGGAGGATTTAGAAGATCCGGTTCTGACCTGGTATTATAGCAATGCCCTTTATCAGGATGATCAGCTTGAAGAGGCTTTTCCAATTTATGAATCGGTCTGCCCTTATTTTAGTGAAGATCCTGATTTTTTGAAGGAATTTGGGGAAATCTCATGGGAAATGGGAAATCGTACATTAGCGATTACAACATTGGAAAAGGCTGTTAGCTTAACACAAGATCAAGAGCTTATTGAATTCTTAGAACGGTTGTATGAACAGGAAGATAATAACTTTTAA
- the aroA gene encoding 3-phosphoshikimate 1-carboxyvinyltransferase, whose protein sequence is MTDYVFDSKGKTFTGEMTVPGDKSISHRSVMLGSIAEGTTTVEGFLLGEDCLSTIRCMSELGVTIERDGEHVTIHGNGLKGLTEPKTVLDVGNSGTTARLIIGLLSGQPFYSVISGDRSLNKRPMDRVTKPLKNMGGTFYGRENGRYAPLSIVGGALKAIHYQSPVASAQVKSSLVLAGLQASGETTIEEPHLSRDHTERMLRAFGVTIETEGTTHRVKGGQTLTATHIRVPGDFSSAAFFIAAALITPGSELIIKNVGINPTRTGLLTVLENMGASIELLNQREENFEPVADLHIKGQSLKATTVSGEVIPRLIDEIPILALIASQAEGTTVIKDAEELRVKETDRIQTVCEELTKIGVQIEPTPDGMIIQGQPRTSLKGGRVKSHGDHRIGMMLGVAAVLTDQPLILEEGEAIAVSFPGFYDFFTKNK, encoded by the coding sequence ATGACGGATTACGTATTTGACAGTAAAGGTAAAACATTTACAGGAGAGATGACGGTTCCGGGTGATAAATCGATTTCGCATCGCTCGGTTATGCTCGGCTCTATTGCAGAAGGCACGACAACGGTTGAAGGCTTCCTGTTGGGGGAAGATTGCCTCTCAACAATTAGGTGTATGTCGGAGCTCGGAGTCACGATTGAACGCGATGGTGAACACGTGACGATCCATGGCAATGGACTAAAGGGACTAACCGAACCGAAAACGGTTTTGGATGTTGGCAATTCGGGAACAACCGCACGCTTAATCATTGGGTTGCTTTCGGGCCAGCCGTTTTATAGTGTCATTTCCGGTGACCGTTCTTTAAACAAACGTCCAATGGATCGCGTTACAAAACCTCTGAAAAATATGGGAGGTACCTTTTATGGACGTGAAAACGGTCGCTATGCGCCGCTTTCCATTGTTGGCGGCGCGTTAAAAGCGATTCATTACCAGTCACCTGTAGCAAGTGCTCAAGTGAAGTCATCACTTGTTCTAGCGGGTCTTCAGGCATCTGGTGAAACAACGATCGAGGAGCCGCATCTTTCAAGAGATCACACCGAACGGATGCTAAGGGCTTTTGGTGTTACGATTGAGACAGAAGGCACGACACACCGGGTAAAAGGCGGTCAAACACTGACCGCCACACATATCCGTGTGCCAGGCGATTTCTCGTCCGCTGCCTTTTTTATTGCCGCTGCTTTAATCACACCAGGCAGTGAACTAATCATTAAAAATGTTGGGATTAATCCAACTCGAACGGGCCTTCTCACCGTTTTAGAAAACATGGGTGCCTCCATTGAACTTCTTAATCAGAGAGAAGAGAATTTTGAGCCAGTGGCAGACTTGCATATCAAAGGGCAATCTTTAAAAGCCACGACAGTGTCCGGGGAAGTTATCCCACGTTTAATCGATGAAATTCCGATCCTCGCTTTGATTGCCAGTCAAGCTGAAGGGACTACTGTCATTAAGGATGCCGAAGAGCTTAGAGTGAAAGAAACCGACCGGATTCAAACGGTTTGTGAGGAACTGACGAAAATCGGTGTCCAAATTGAGCCGACACCAGACGGCATGATCATTCAGGGTCAGCCTCGTACCTCTTTAAAGGGAGGAAGGGTGAAAAGCCATGGCGATCATCGAATTGGGATGATGCTCGGAGTGGCAGCCGTACTGACAGACCAACCACTTATCTTAGAAGAAGGGGAAGCCATTGCCGTATCTTTCCCAGGCTTTTATGATTTCTTTACAAAAAATAAATAA
- a CDS encoding prephenate dehydrogenase yields MSINVFICGLGLIGGSLIKAMQNSSDQFRVTAYDANPLAVEKGKELGIVHEKGSSIEDGAKDADIIILASPVGAILEAIDRLSHVSLKPNVIITDVGSTKTQIAERAKARLSHVAFIGGHPMAGSHKSGVEAATPDLFENAYYFLTPLDHVPAERLEQLKAWLSATRAKLLVVDPEKHDEMVGVISHFPHIVAAALVHHLRNRPEDGFDLPSFAAGGFRDITRIASSDPILWQDITLNNREVLLSLFESWEEVMNQVKMDLLNEDNQGIKSFFEVAKAFRDQFPVKKKGAIPSSNDLYLDIADHPGELGRVATLVGEAGLNLMNLNIIELRETISGVLHLSFQTERDRDLAIPLLESNGYHTYLND; encoded by the coding sequence ATGAGCATTAATGTTTTTATCTGCGGGTTAGGTCTGATCGGGGGCTCGTTAATTAAAGCGATGCAAAACTCATCTGACCAATTCCGAGTCACCGCTTATGACGCCAATCCTCTAGCTGTTGAAAAAGGTAAGGAATTGGGGATAGTTCATGAAAAGGGCAGCTCCATTGAGGACGGTGCCAAGGATGCGGATATCATCATTCTTGCCTCACCTGTTGGGGCGATTTTGGAGGCAATCGATCGCTTGAGTCATGTTTCGTTAAAACCGAATGTCATTATCACAGATGTGGGCAGCACCAAAACCCAAATTGCTGAAAGAGCCAAAGCGCGTTTGTCTCATGTTGCTTTTATAGGTGGCCATCCAATGGCAGGTTCTCATAAAAGTGGTGTGGAGGCGGCGACACCTGATCTGTTTGAAAACGCCTATTATTTTTTAACACCGTTGGATCATGTGCCTGCAGAACGCCTTGAACAGTTAAAGGCCTGGCTCAGTGCGACGCGCGCCAAGCTTTTGGTGGTTGATCCAGAAAAGCATGACGAAATGGTGGGCGTCATCAGCCACTTTCCTCATATTGTGGCAGCGGCACTTGTCCATCATCTTAGGAACAGGCCAGAAGATGGATTTGATCTTCCGAGTTTTGCGGCGGGCGGATTTCGTGATATCACGCGGATTGCCTCCTCAGATCCCATTCTTTGGCAGGATATTACCTTAAATAATCGAGAGGTTTTACTATCCCTTTTTGAATCATGGGAAGAAGTCATGAATCAAGTTAAGATGGATTTATTAAATGAGGATAATCAAGGGATCAAAAGCTTTTTTGAAGTGGCGAAAGCCTTTCGTGACCAGTTTCCAGTTAAGAAAAAAGGTGCAATTCCTTCTTCAAACGACCTCTATCTGGATATAGCTGACCATCCAGGCGAGTTAGGAAGGGTCGCAACACTTGTTGGGGAAGCAGGACTTAACCTTATGAACTTAAATATTATTGAGCTGCGTGAAACGATTTCAGGTGTCCTTCACCTCTCGTTTCAAACCGAACGCGACCGCGATCTTGCCATTCCCCTCTTGGAAAGTAATGGCTACCACACATATCTAAATGATTAG
- the hisC gene encoding histidinol-phosphate transaminase, with protein MKKQLKGLTAYKPGKQTDEVKRELGLSEITKLASNENPFGCSPLAVEGIQSVLHELQLYPDGYATNLRKAMSEHLGVAENQLIFGNGTDELIHLLSRALLEAGTNTVYPWPTFPQYRHNAIVDGAEVRQVPLIDGQQDLEGMLAQIDEQTRLVWVCNPNNPTGVYIPEETFVAFLERVPEDVIVVSDEAYYEYVTASDYPQTIPLIERFPNLVVTRTFSKAYGLASLRVGYAIGDADFIAQIEPTREPFNVSRIAQAATTEALKDQAFIQESVEKNREGLAQYYAFCEKEGLKYYPSESNFILIYFKASGDEVFDFLLRRGFIVRSGEALGCPNSVRITIGTKEQNAAIIHLLEEFVHEH; from the coding sequence TTGAAAAAACAATTAAAAGGACTTACAGCGTATAAGCCCGGAAAACAAACGGATGAAGTCAAAAGGGAGCTGGGCCTTTCGGAGATTACGAAACTAGCTTCCAATGAGAATCCTTTTGGTTGTTCACCGTTAGCGGTTGAAGGAATCCAATCAGTGCTTCATGAACTCCAGCTCTATCCGGATGGCTATGCAACGAATTTACGAAAAGCTATGAGTGAGCATCTAGGTGTAGCAGAAAATCAACTTATTTTTGGAAATGGGACAGATGAATTGATTCATTTGTTAAGCCGTGCCTTATTGGAAGCAGGGACAAACACGGTTTACCCATGGCCTACCTTCCCGCAGTACCGTCACAATGCCATTGTGGATGGAGCTGAAGTACGTCAAGTCCCGCTTATCGACGGACAGCAGGATTTAGAAGGAATGCTTGCCCAAATTGATGAGCAAACACGACTCGTCTGGGTTTGTAATCCTAATAACCCAACTGGAGTTTATATTCCTGAAGAAACGTTCGTTGCCTTTCTGGAGAGGGTTCCTGAAGATGTGATTGTTGTCAGTGATGAGGCTTACTATGAGTATGTAACGGCTTCAGACTACCCGCAAACCATTCCGTTGATTGAACGTTTCCCTAATCTAGTTGTCACGCGTACTTTTTCAAAAGCTTACGGGTTAGCGAGTTTAAGAGTAGGTTATGCCATTGGGGATGCGGATTTTATTGCTCAAATTGAACCGACTCGAGAGCCGTTTAATGTGTCTCGAATCGCGCAGGCGGCTACAACTGAAGCGCTAAAGGATCAGGCCTTTATCCAAGAGTCTGTTGAAAAGAATCGTGAAGGATTGGCTCAGTACTATGCTTTTTGTGAAAAAGAAGGGTTAAAGTACTATCCATCTGAATCGAATTTTATTCTTATCTATTTTAAAGCATCAGGTGATGAAGTATTCGATTTTCTTTTGAGAAGAGGCTTTATCGTCCGGTCAGGTGAAGCTTTAGGCTGCCCTAATTCCGTTCGAATCACGATTGGAACAAAAGAGCAGAACGCGGCCATTATACACTTGCTAGAGGAATTTGTTCATGAGCATTAA